A single window of Vigna radiata var. radiata cultivar VC1973A chromosome 4, Vradiata_ver6, whole genome shotgun sequence DNA harbors:
- the LOC111241459 gene encoding uncharacterized protein LOC111241459, with product MLNMRANNEEAYKYLIAIPRDNNISEGFNNFIVHARAKPFITILEDIRLYLMKRCATNRTMVASMDFIVCPKIKKRLMKEYNLSRYWIPSWSTRRMFEVRHVSVIGNKFTMDLNSEQCSCRKWMITGIPCCHATGAMNYSNVDP from the exons ATGTTGAATATGAGAGCAAACAATGAAGAAGCATACAAATACCTCATAGCCATTCCCCGAG ATAACAACATCAGTGAAGGTTTCAACAATTTTATTGTTCATGCCAGAGCAAAACCCTTTATCACCATTTTGGAAGATATCAGACTGTATTTGATGAAACGATGTGCCACGAACAGAACGATGGTGGCATCTATGGATTTCATTGTCTGTCCAAAGATCAAAAAGAGACTTATGAAGGAATATAATTTATCAAGATATTGGATCCCAAG TTGGTCTACAAGAAGGATGTTTGAGGTTAGGCATGTTTCAGTCATTGGGAACAAGTTCACAATGGACCTGAACAGTGAACAATGTAGCTGCAGGAAGTGGATGATCACTGGCATCCCATGTTGTCATGCAACTGGAGCAATGAACTATTCAAATGTAGACCCATAA
- the LOC106759257 gene encoding RING finger protein 10 produces the protein MSILPSQTQASSSSSSSAPSPNPNPQHGIGSPLPQQPFPYLSPPLHHALGSLQISSIAGSSTQATEDSGGSSEKVTELGSPSGLTVSPQQNSRTRSRIHGGRRAGMVSSHRNQQAPGSVGSHGSTPLAGRKAQTVNGNYLLNFQYDPISRSQPRGPPPPPAARRHWKRKPYNKDLFLQANYKFMVLDSGNYSPESMDPDKMLQWEDIICVTYLTPFSVQCPICLEYPLCPQITSCGHIFCFPCILQYLMMGEEDHKGDIWKRCPLCFVMTSAKDLYTVHITNVKQYQVGENVEFTFLTRKKDSFTLTSKIKQETNIISFGNGHFCDPFSKFTLTSDVDLSVRHSISDLDGWLARADSGLVDDLEKLPYVCAAMQQLEQRKRHWNEQKSHDSESSKPIDHAHQIQSMVANSMDTDDENCSNGSKTSSTDYSDQIKVSILEKSTAGACSNQTLNEEKELIEQQMNLCSSYEEKNSIQRPADDGVVEEMKGNDSYSFYQAADGQHLILHPMNMKCLLHHFGSYDMLPHRINGRILQLETVTQSEAMRRRYRFLSHFPLTTTFQLCEVDLSELLPPEALAPFMDEIKKRANQRKQLAKKERQEKIRAEATGTYTLPISFSSQLTSHDDPPAFSMDDFEALGNSTVSSSPPVAGERKSFSNVTRLGFAAAHDSPSLQIQETSGLHNNNTTIDSSAPTGSRNGETQSYSNVISRAESNISSNAPKTNELGKKGKKQNRVLLSTAGGRRY, from the exons ATGTCCATCTTGCCCTCACAAACCCAAGCGtcatcttcgtcttcttcatcagCGCCGTCTCCTAACCCTAATCCCCAACATGGCATCGGAAGCCCTCTTCCTCAACAACCCTTCCCTTACCTCTCACCCCCACTCCACCACGCGCTCGGATCTCTCCAGATCTCCAGTATCGCAG GTTCTTCGACTCAAGCTACTGAAGATTCTGGTGGATCTTCCGAAAAG GTGACAGAATTAGGGTCTCCAAGTGGATTGACGGTTTCACCTCAGCAAAACTCTAGAACACGTTCTAGGATTCACGGAGGAAGACGGGCAGGAATGGTTTCTTCTCATAGAAACCAACAAGCTCCTGGGTCCGTGGGTTCTCATGGAAGTACCCCTTTGGCAGGGAGGAAAGCTCAAACTGTGAACGGAAATTACTTGCTGAATTTTCAATATGACCCAATATCCCGTTCTCAACCCCGGGGTCCCCCTCCCCCCCCTGCAGCAAGAAGGCATTGGAAGAGGAAGCCATACAATAAAGATTTGTTTTTGCAGGCAAATTACAAGTTCATGGTGTTAGATTCGGGAAATTATTCTCCTGAGTCGATGGATCCTGATAAAATGTTGCAGTGGGAAGACATTATATGTGTGACATATTTGACCCCCTTCTCAGTTCAGTGTCCAATTTGTTTGGAGTATCCACTGTGTCCGCAGATAACCTCATGTGGACATATTTTCTGTTTCCCATGTATTCTACAGTACTTAATGATGGGTGAAGAGGATCACAAAGGTGATATCTGGAAAAGGTGTCCTCTGTGCTTTGTCATGACATCTGCCAAGGATTTATATACAGTTCACATCACAAATGTCAAACAGTATCAAGTAGGAGAAAATGTTGAGTTCACCTTTTTAACTCGGAAAAAGGACTCATTTACTCTGACAAGTAAAATTAAACAAGAGACAAATATCATATCATTTGGTAATGGACACTTCTGTGATCCCTTTTCAAAGTTTACTCTTACATCAGATGTAGATCTCTCAGTGAGGCATTCAATATCTGATCTAGATGGTTGGCTGGCCAGAGCAGATTCTGGTCTTGTTGATGACCTGGAGAAGCTTCCTTATGTTTGTGCTGCAATGCAGCAACTGGAACAGAGGAAGCGGCATTGGAATGAGCAAAAGTCTCATGACAGTGAAAGTTCTAAGCCCATTGATCATGCACATCAGATACAATCCATGGTCGCAAATTCTATGGATACTGATGATGAAAACTGTTCTAATGGGTCAAAAACTTCCTCTACTGATTACAGTGACCAAATTAAGGTTTCGATTCTGGAAAAGTCAACTGCTGGAGCCTGTTCTAACCAAACTTTGAATGAGGAGAAAGAATTAATAGAGCAACAAATGAATTTATGTTCTTCATATGAGGAGAAGAATAGTATTCAAAGGCCAGCAGATGATGGTGTTGTTGAAGAAATGAAGGGAAATGATTCATATAGTTTTTACCAG GCTGCTGACGGTCAGCATCTAATTCTTCATCCGATGAACATGAAGTGTTTGCTCCACCATTTTGGGAGCTATGATATGCTTCCACACAG AATAAATGGAAGGATTCTACAATTGGAGACAGTTACTCAGTCTGAGGCCATGAGGAGGCGATATCGATTCCTAAGTCATTTTCCGTTAACCACAACATTTCAG CTTTGTGAAGTTGATTTGAGTGAGTTGTTACCTCCTGAAGCACTGGCTCCATTTATGGATGAAATAAAGAAACGTGCAAATCAGAGAAAACAACTTGCAAAAAAG gaACGGCAGGAAAAAATAAGGGCTGAAGCTACAGGTACTTATACGCTTCCCATATCATTCAGTAGTCAGCTTACATCTCATGATGATCCTCCAGCATTCTCCATGGATGACTTTGAAG CTCTAGGAAATTCAACTGTTTCCTCAAGTCCTCCCGTAGCTGGGGAGAGAAAATCGTTCTCGAATGTCACGAGACTTGGGTTTGCTGCTGCTCATGATTCTCCATCCTTGCAAATTCAAGAAACTAGTGGTCTACACAATAACAATACGACAATTGATTCTTCTGCCCCAACAG GTTCGAGAAACGGGGAGACACAGTCATACTCCAATGTTATATCAAGAGCAGAATCAAATATAAGCTCGAATGCACCAAAGACTAATGAGTTGGGGAAGAAAGGTAAAAAGCAAAATCGAGTTCTTCTATCAACAGCTGGAGGTAGACGTTATTGA